A region from the Lytechinus variegatus isolate NC3 chromosome 6, Lvar_3.0, whole genome shotgun sequence genome encodes:
- the LOC121417767 gene encoding C4b-binding protein alpha chain-like encodes MITECSYDTLPAIGGDGQSRYDPEKECYMNGEHVDITCSGGLIGPPENVCASGAWLYGFGSTCEDQMTQCNTTGVPEHGSMYPDKLVFDYTDKVYYSCNENFTLVGPSEAVCELGGSWNPPTPPTCNAGCITPDIENGITIPDTNTVADGQVITFDCHENFTIGGASHKTCHNGTFDPPETTFCYANCPLVSESIDNGNVFGEGPPYTNGHQLLYECNANFTLVGPIKITCNDGIWSDSEPTCKAQCWFKSVPNSDSTSGLKLPHGETLRITCDYGYSTGTSRTSEVTCSEGLLSPPEHPQCLGNVGVHDITVAKDYIG; translated from the exons CTTTACCTGCAATCGGGGGTGACGGCCAATCCAGATATGATCCAGAAAAGGAATGCTACATGAATGGGGAACATGTAGATATCACGTGTTCTGGAGGTCTGATTGGGCCACCAGAGAACGTGTGTGCCTCAGGGGCTTGGTTGTATGGTTTTGGATCAACTTGTGAAG ATCAAATGACACAATGCAATACAACGGGTGTCCCAGAGCATGGGAGCATGTATCCAGATAAACTTGTTTTTGACTATACCGACAAGGTCTACTACTCTTGTAACGAAAACTTCACCCTAGTGGGGCCATCGGAGGCAGTATGTGAGTTAGGAGGGTCGTGGAATCCACCAACACCTCCAACGTGCAATG CGGGCTGTATCACTCCTGACATTGAGAATGGTATCACTATTCCTGATACCAACACCGTTGCAGATGGCCAAGTGATTACTTTTGATTGCCACGAAAATTTTACCATAGGAGGAGCCTCACATAAAACGTGTCATAATGGGACTTTTGATCCACCAGAAACTACATTTTGCTACG CCAACTGTCCATTGGTCAGTGAAAGCATTGATAACGGGAATGTTTTTGGAGAAGGTCCACCATATACCAACGGTCATCAACTGCTGTACGAATGCAATGCGAACTTCACCTTAGTCGGTCCGATTAAAATCACCTGTAATGATGGGATTTGGAGTGACTCTGAACCAACATGCAAAG CCCAGTGTTGGTTCAAATCAGTTCCGAATTCTGATTCTACATCGGGCCTTAAGTTGCCCCATGGTGAAACTTTGCGGATCACATGCGACTACGGGTATTCGACAGGAACAAGCCGGACATCAGAAGTGACTTGTTCTGAAGGCTTATTATCTCCCCCAGAGCATCCTCAATGTTTAGGTAACGTAGGAGTTCATGACATTACTGTTGCTAAAGATTACATCGGTTGA